A genomic segment from Sphingopyxis sp. DBS4 encodes:
- a CDS encoding SapC family protein yields MATAPANNMPIFYNDIVPLSSVDHADFRARPLDNAGFLVNQHAVPLTSDEFTSACRFYPIVFSAGENPVPLALMGLNEGVNTFVDSDGKLLNPVYVPAYIRRYPFLLARLTPDSEDLSLCFDPTSAAIGKFEEGDALFADGKPTEQVNAILEFCKNFEEAGQRTGFFMEELKKADLLMDGEVAIQPEGSDKPYIYRGFQMVDENKLRELRGDVLRKMMQNGILALIFAHLFSLQLMREVFAEQVKSGRVPELVQVPAV; encoded by the coding sequence ATGGCCACCGCGCCCGCCAACAATATGCCGATTTTCTATAACGACATCGTTCCGCTTTCGAGCGTCGATCACGCTGATTTCCGCGCTCGCCCGCTCGACAACGCGGGATTCCTGGTCAATCAGCACGCGGTGCCGCTGACGTCGGACGAGTTCACATCGGCCTGCCGTTTCTATCCGATCGTCTTTTCGGCGGGTGAGAATCCGGTGCCGCTGGCGCTGATGGGCCTCAACGAAGGCGTGAACACCTTCGTCGACAGCGACGGCAAGCTGCTCAATCCGGTCTATGTCCCCGCCTATATCCGCCGCTATCCTTTCCTCCTCGCGCGGCTTACCCCCGACAGCGAGGATTTGTCGCTATGCTTCGACCCGACGTCGGCGGCGATCGGCAAGTTCGAGGAAGGCGACGCGCTGTTCGCAGACGGCAAGCCGACCGAGCAGGTCAATGCCATCCTCGAATTTTGCAAGAATTTCGAGGAAGCGGGCCAGCGCACCGGCTTCTTCATGGAAGAGCTCAAGAAAGCCGACCTGCTGATGGACGGCGAAGTCGCGATCCAGCCCGAAGGCAGCGACAAGCCCTATATCTATCGCGGCTTCCAGATGGTCGACGAGAACAAGCTGCGCGAACTGCGTGGCGACGTGCTTCGCAAGATGATGCAGAACGGCATCCTCGCGCTGATCTTCGCGCACCTCTTCTCGCTTCAGCTCATGCGCGAAGTCTTCGCCGAGCAGGTGAAGTCGGGCCGGGTGCCGGAACTGGTTCAGGTTCCGGCGGTCTGA
- a CDS encoding DUF1674 domain-containing protein, with amino-acid sequence MAENDEMMMGATPRATRRPAHVKPPAGWTNSPVPEPKALHEDKAEDQPGGRNPVRYGDWELKGLAIDF; translated from the coding sequence ATGGCCGAGAATGATGAAATGATGATGGGCGCAACGCCCCGCGCGACGCGGCGCCCGGCGCATGTGAAACCACCCGCGGGCTGGACGAACAGCCCCGTGCCCGAACCCAAAGCCCTTCATGAGGATAAGGCGGAAGACCAGCCGGGCGGACGCAACCCCGTGCGCTATGGCGATTGGGAGCTGAAAGGCCTCGCGATCGATTTTTGA
- a CDS encoding FAD-binding oxidoreductase, whose product MSHSPSPALLARLADLLGPKGFSTDPDVLAPWLTDWRGKYHGHAAAMLSPATTAEVAAVVGACAAEGVALVPQGGNSGMVGGATPDASGRQLLLSLRRMNHIRALDTTAGIVVAEAGVILEHLHHAALDKGLRFPLTLGGKGSATVGGLVSTNAGGTQVLRHGTMRALVAGIEAVLPDGSIFEGLAPLKKDNRGYDLKHLLCGAEGTLGVVTAASLRLVPVNAARQTAWIGLASPDDALRLLRRLDAALGDVLEGFEIVPHHVLEAVLRHIPQTRHPLAQPSPWYALVELAGDDASVLGEQMERELVGALDAGLIHDVAMAKNDRESEDFWRLRDSISEAERAEGPALQHDVSVPVDLMPRFIADNPGRLAAAFPGIRTVSFGHLGDGNIHYHVQPPEGTDGAAWLAEHGATASRLVYTHVVELGGSISAEHGIGQMKRDILAELDSPARLAALRAIKSGLDPAGLFNPGKLIG is encoded by the coding sequence ATGTCGCATTCCCCTTCTCCCGCGTTGCTCGCCAGGCTCGCCGATCTTTTGGGACCAAAGGGTTTCAGCACCGATCCCGATGTCCTGGCACCGTGGCTCACCGACTGGCGCGGCAAATATCACGGGCACGCGGCGGCCATGCTGTCGCCAGCGACCACCGCCGAGGTTGCGGCGGTCGTTGGCGCCTGCGCCGCCGAAGGAGTCGCGCTTGTTCCGCAGGGGGGGAACAGCGGCATGGTGGGCGGCGCGACGCCCGATGCGTCCGGGCGGCAATTGCTCCTTAGCCTGCGGCGCATGAACCATATCCGGGCGCTCGACACGACCGCCGGAATCGTCGTGGCCGAGGCGGGCGTCATCCTCGAACATCTTCATCATGCCGCGCTCGACAAGGGGCTGCGTTTCCCGCTGACGCTGGGCGGCAAGGGATCGGCGACGGTCGGCGGGCTCGTTTCGACCAACGCCGGCGGAACCCAGGTGCTACGGCACGGCACGATGCGCGCGCTCGTCGCGGGAATCGAGGCGGTCCTGCCCGACGGCAGCATCTTCGAGGGGCTCGCGCCGCTCAAGAAGGACAATCGAGGCTATGACCTCAAACATCTGCTCTGCGGCGCCGAGGGGACGTTGGGGGTCGTGACCGCGGCCAGCCTGCGCCTCGTTCCCGTCAACGCAGCGCGCCAGACCGCATGGATCGGCCTGGCCTCGCCCGACGATGCGCTGCGGCTGCTCCGCCGCCTCGACGCAGCACTGGGCGACGTGCTCGAAGGGTTCGAGATCGTGCCGCACCATGTCCTGGAGGCGGTTCTGCGCCACATTCCGCAGACCCGTCATCCGCTCGCCCAGCCCAGCCCCTGGTATGCGCTGGTCGAACTGGCAGGCGACGATGCTTCGGTGCTTGGGGAACAGATGGAGCGCGAACTCGTGGGGGCGCTGGACGCCGGCCTGATCCATGACGTCGCGATGGCAAAAAACGACCGGGAAAGCGAGGATTTCTGGCGCCTTCGCGATTCGATATCGGAAGCAGAGCGCGCCGAGGGCCCGGCGCTGCAGCATGATGTCAGCGTCCCGGTCGATCTGATGCCGCGCTTCATTGCCGACAACCCGGGCCGGCTCGCGGCCGCCTTTCCGGGCATCCGGACCGTTTCCTTCGGGCATCTGGGCGACGGCAACATCCATTATCACGTCCAGCCTCCCGAAGGCACCGACGGTGCCGCCTGGTTGGCCGAGCATGGCGCGACGGCAAGCCGCCTCGTCTACACTCATGTCGTCGAACTCGGCGGCTCGATTTCGGCCGAGCACGGCATCGGGCAGATGAAGCGCGATATATTGGCCGAGCTCGACAGCCCGGCGCGCCTCGCCGCGCTTCGCGCGATCAAGTCGGGGCTCGATCCCGCCGGATTGTTCAATCCCGGGAAACTGATCGGCTGA